The DNA window ATATCGGTCCACAGCTCGAAGTCTTCCAGCTCCTGCTTCGGCCGCTGGGTGAACAGGTTATAGGCGATGCGGATGGTCAGCTGCTTTTTCTCGTGCAGCTCGGCGATCACCTGATAGTCCTCCGGGTAGTTCTGGAAGCCGCCGCCGGCGTCGATGGCGCTGGTGAGGCCGAGACGGTTCAGCTCGCGCATAAACTGGCGGGTGGAGTTGACCTGCTGCTCCAGCGGCAGCTTCGGCCCTTTTGCCAGCGTAGCGTACAGGATCATGGCGTTGGGTTTGGCGATCAGCATGCCGGTCGGGTTGCCGTTGGCGTCGCGTTGGATCTCGCCGCCCGGCGGGTTCGGCGTGTCTTTGGTGTAGCCGACCACCTTCAGCGCCGCGCGGTTGAGCAGCGCGCGATCGTAGAGGTGCAGAATGAACACCGGCGTGTCCGGCGCCGCCTGGTTGATCTCGTCCAGCGTCGGCATGCGGCGTTCGGCGAACTGGAATTCGGTCCAGCCGCCGACCACCCGCACCCACTGCGGGCTTGGCGTGCGCAGCGCCTGTTCTTTCAACATGCGCAGGGCGTCGGCCAGCGAAGGCACGCCTTCCCAGCGCAGCTCAAGGTTGTAGTTCAGGCCGCCGCGGATCAGGTGCAGGTGCGAGTCGTTCAGGCCTGGAATGGCGGTGTGGCCGTGCAGGTCGATCACCTGGGTTTCCGGCCCGGCGTGTTGCATGACTTCGCCTTCGCTGCCGACCGCCAGAAACTTGCCGTCGCGGATGGCGACCGCCTGTGCGGTAGGATTTTGGCGATCGACGGTGTGAAACTTGCCGTTGGTGATGATCAATGAAGCGTGGTGGTTCATAACATTCTCCCGGCGAACCGCCTAGCGGCGGGTCAGCCATTGATGAAAAACGCGAGTCACGATAGGCATCCACAGGTACACCACCAGGGCGACCACGGTGGCGTCATTGAGAAAATGGCCGAGCAGCGTGCCGTCCAGCTGCGGCAGCACCAGCCCCCAAAACCAGGGCACCAGATTGGTGGATGGAAAGATCACCAGCAGGGTGATGATGAATTGCTTCCACTGGGGCGGCTGGCGCACGCTGGGGTTGGGCGGGGTAAACCAGAACTCCGCGCCGGGGCGGATCTCGATATGGTCGTTCTCCAGCAGCAGCGGGGCGACCTCTTCGATGTATTGCTTGCGCAGCGGCGAGTGGATCCAGCGGTACAGGTTGTCGAGATTGTCGAAGCGCACCAACACCGTATAGGCCTGTTCATCGCCGGAAGGGCGGATAACGTTGACGCCCAGATGGCCGGTGAAGCTTGCGGCATCCGGCATGATGCGGTTCAGCCAGGCCTCATAGGCTTGCTCGTTCCCCGGCGCCAAACGGTGGGTGATCACCAGCGTGACATGCTGCGGATGGGCCATAAAACCAACTCCTGAAAATACCCCGGCACAGGGCCGGGGCAAGGGGGGATTATTTCACCGTGCGCGCCGGTGCGTGGTGCACCATGGTGTAAGCGTAGTCGACGCCCATGCCGTACGCGCCGCTGTGTTCGCGCACCAGCGCCATCACCGCGTCGTAGGTGTCTTTGCGCGCCCAGTCGCGTTGGTATTCCAGCAGCACCTGCTGCCAGGTGACCGGCACGGCGCCGGCCTGCACCATGCGGTCAATCGAACGTTCGTGCGCATCGACGGACGTGCCGCCGGAGGTGTCGGTCACCACATACACTTCATAGCCGGCTTCCAACGCCATCAGCGCCGGGAAGGTCAGGCACACTTCGGTCCACAGCGCGGAGATCACCAGCTTTTTGCGGCCGGTGGCTTCCACGGCTTTGACGAAGGCCGCGTCTTCCCAGGAGTTCATCGAGGTGCGTTCAATCGGGGTGATTTCAGGGTGTACCGCCAGCAGTTCCGGCCAGATGTAGCCGCTGAAGCTTTCGGTTTCGACCGAGGTGAAAAGGGTGGGGACGTTGAAAATCTTGCCTGCCTTCGCCAAACCAACAACGTTGTTTTTCAGTTGCTGACGATCAATATTAGCCACGCCGAAGGCCATTTGTGGTTGATGGTCGATAAAAATCAGTGCGGAATTGTCTTTATCAAGCAGTTGAAACTTGGACATAATTTACCTTCCCAGTGATATTTCGGTTGAACATCTGATGAGTGTAACGCCGATAAAACCCATGGTAGGCAGAGGGCGATTTCAAAGATACCGCAGAATTTTTGCCGACTTGTTGAGTTTTTTTATACACGGGAGAAAGCATGAGATTAAACCTGGAAGCGCTGCTGATTTTGGACGCGCTGGACCGGCACGGATCTTTCGCCGCCGCGGCCGCCGCACTGTTTAAAACCCCTTCAGCACTGAGCTATATGGTGCAAAAGCTGGAGAACGATCTCGACATCACCCTGCTCGATCGCTCCGGGCATCGGGCGAAGTTCACCGATACCGGCAAGCTGATGCTGGAAAAGGGGCGGGTGCTGCTGCGGGCGGCGCAGGATCTGGAACAACAGGCGCGCTATGTCGAAAACGGCTGGGAAAGCGAGATCACGCTCGGGATTGACGCCTCTTTCCCGTTTGCCCGCCTGTTGCCGCTGATCGACGAGTTCTACCAACAGCATCACCATACCCGGCTGCGCTTCAGCCACGAGGTGCTGGCCGGCTCCTGGGAGTCGCTGGTCTACGGTTGCGCCGACATTATCATCGGCGCCATCTGCGAGCCGCCGTCGCGGGTGGGCTATGCGTTCAGCAGGCTGGGGCAGCTGGATTACGTGTTCGCCGTCGCGCCGCTGCATCCGCTGGCGGCATTGCCGGAACCCTTGCCGAAGGACGAAATCCGTCAGCACCGGGCGGTGGTGGTGCGCGACACTTCGCGGGTCAACGCGCCGCAGAGCCTGAATCTGCTGGAAGAGCAGGATACGCTGACGGTGTTCGGCTTCGACGCCAAGCTGCAGGCGCAGCTGGCCGGGCTGGGCTGCGGCTATCTGCCGCGTTCCTTGGCGGAACCTTACCTGAACAGCGGCGAACTGGTGGCGAAACGCGTCGAGTCTGAACGCTGCAGCGACGTCGCCTATTTCGGTTGGCGGGAAAGCGCCAGCGGCCTGGCGGCCAAATGGTGGCGCGAACGGCTGCAGCGCTACGCGGATGACGGCGAGGCCTACCCTTCGGGGCAGTAAGCGCCGTCATATAGGGATCAACAACCCGATAAGGACATAGGGAATGAAAAAGAGACTAAGTCTGTTGGCGCTGCTGCTGTTGAGCGGTTGCGGTACGAGCGCTGGGCGTCAGGCCGGCATACCGTTACCGGCGCCGCAGGCTGAAGCGTTGGCCACGACGCCGCTCAGCTATCCGGTGCGAGTGCATAATGCGGTGAGTCGCGAACTGCGTTTGCCGGAGCACGCGCGCGGGCAACGATGCACCATCGGCATTCGTCTGCTGCCGAACGGCAAGCTGGCGAGTAGCAAGATCGTAAGAGGCGATGCGCCCCTGTGCGCGGCGGCCAGCGCGGCGGTGCAGCAGGCGCAGTTTCCGCCGATGGCCAGCGCGACCGAATACGCGCTGTTCAACGCCGTGGTGCTCGATTTTGTTCCCTGAAAACCTATGACCGACGGGCCGCTTGCGCGGCCCGTTTTTTCTCGTTTCGCCGTTTGCATCTTCGCGCTTTTCCGCCAATAGTGTTCTCCGGACATGCAGCAAGGCGATTTTTCATTGGCCGGTCAACGGGAGAAAAAGGCATGAAAGGCGAGCATCATTATCAGGTGGCGGTCACCTGGCAGGGGAATTTGGGCGCAGGCACCGAAGATTACCGCGCCTATGGGCGCGATCACCTGATCGGCGCCGTGGGCAAGGCAGATATCGCCGGTTCAGCCGATCCGGCCTTTCGCGGTGACGCGACGCGCTGGAATCCGGAGGATTTGCTGGTGGCTTCGCTCAGCGCCTGTCACAAATTATGGTATCTGCATCTGTGCGCTACCTCGGGCATTTCCGTACTGGCCTATCAGGACAACGCCGTTGGGGTGATGCGTGAAGATGCGGCGCGCGGCGGCTTTTTCACCTCGGTGACGCTGCGGCCGCAGGTCACGGTGCGCGACGGCGACGATCTGCGGCTGGCGCAACAGCTGCACGAGAAGGCGCATCACCTGTGCTTTATCGCCAACTCGGTGAATTTCCCGGTGGCGTGCGAGCCGCAGGCCGAGTACGCAACCCGCTGAATTTTCACTTAGCTTTGCCATTTTCGTTATTTTGAACGCCGTTACGGCTCACGGATACTGGGGGGAAAATCCTCAACCGCGAGCCGCAGCATGTCCTACGCCCACTATTTGCATCCCGAACAGCGCGAACGCATCCGGCGGCTTCATCGGCGCTGGTATTGGCGGCTGGAGCTGCCCACCTGGGGAATGATGGCGGCAGTGTATGGCGGCTGGTTCGGCGTGGCGCACTATTGGCAGGCGTTGGGCCCGTGGCTCGGCGCACCGGCGCTTGTCCTGCTGACCACCTGGTACCTGTCGTTGCAGCATGAGCTGATCCACGGCCATCCGACGCGCTGGCCGCGCGTCAATCAGCTGTTCGGCCTGTTGCCGCTGGCGGTGTGGTATCCCTATGGGCTGTATCGCGATTCGCATCTGCGCCATCACCGCAACGATCACCTGACCGACCCGCACGAAGATCCCGAGAGCTACTATTTCAGCGCCGCGCAGTGGCGGCGCTATCCTCGCCTGTTGCCGCGGCTGGCCGCCGTGCGCAATACGCTGATTGGCCGAGTGTTGTTCGGCCCGGCGCTGGATATCGTCGCCACGCTGTTCGGCGCCGTGAAGACGCTTGCGGCGGGCGATCTGCGCGCCTGGGCGATGTGGCTGACGCATCTGTCGCTGTTGGCGATGCTGCTGAGCTGGCTGCAGACGCAGGGCATCGGCGCGGCGTTTTATCTGTTGGCCATCAGCTACCCGGCGCTGGCGCTGACCAAGGTGAGATCGTTTTTTGAGCATCGTGCCGTGGACGCACCGCAGGCACGTTCTATTATTAATGAGGCGGGCTGGCCGTGGCGGCTGCTGTTTCTCAATCTGAACTACCATTTAGTGCATCACGATCTGCCCGGTTTGCCCTGGTATGGCCTGCGCGAAGTCTATCTGGCGGAACGCGAGGCGTATCAGCGCCGCAGCCAGGGATTCGTCGCGCAGGGTTATGGTGAGTGGCTGCGCGATTACGCGCTGACGCCGATCGACGTCGGCGTGCATCCGCTGAGCGCCGGTGAACGGCGTGAGGAACGCGATGCCCTGCCGAAGAAAAAATTTATTGCGCGCTGGAAGCGCGTTTCTCAGGATTTTCCAACCGAACTGGCCCATGAGCCGGAAAACGTATAACCAGAGGAAAAGTATGGCAATCACCTTATCACGCGGACGTTCCTTTGCTGTCGCACTGACGCTGCTGGCCACCAGCGGTCTGGCGCAGGCGGCCGACTCGGTGCGCGTCGGCTCCAAGATCGATACCGAAGGTTCGCTGCTCGGCAACATCATCGTGCAGGTGCTGGAAGCCAATGGCATCAAAACCACCAACAAGCTGCAGCTCGGCACCACCAAGGTGCTGCGTGGCGCCATCACCTCCGGCGAGATCGACATCTACCCGGAATACACCGGCAACGGCGCGTTTTTCTTCTCTGATGAGAAAGATCCG is part of the Serratia surfactantfaciens genome and encodes:
- a CDS encoding antibiotic biosynthesis monooxygenase; protein product: MAHPQHVTLVITHRLAPGNEQAYEAWLNRIMPDAASFTGHLGVNVIRPSGDEQAYTVLVRFDNLDNLYRWIHSPLRKQYIEEVAPLLLENDHIEIRPGAEFWFTPPNPSVRQPPQWKQFIITLLVIFPSTNLVPWFWGLVLPQLDGTLLGHFLNDATVVALVVYLWMPIVTRVFHQWLTRR
- a CDS encoding hydrolase encodes the protein MSKFQLLDKDNSALIFIDHQPQMAFGVANIDRQQLKNNVVGLAKAGKIFNVPTLFTSVETESFSGYIWPELLAVHPEITPIERTSMNSWEDAAFVKAVEATGRKKLVISALWTEVCLTFPALMALEAGYEVYVVTDTSGGTSVDAHERSIDRMVQAGAVPVTWQQVLLEYQRDWARKDTYDAVMALVREHSGAYGMGVDYAYTMVHHAPARTVK
- a CDS encoding LysR substrate-binding domain-containing protein, whose translation is MRLNLEALLILDALDRHGSFAAAAAALFKTPSALSYMVQKLENDLDITLLDRSGHRAKFTDTGKLMLEKGRVLLRAAQDLEQQARYVENGWESEITLGIDASFPFARLLPLIDEFYQQHHHTRLRFSHEVLAGSWESLVYGCADIIIGAICEPPSRVGYAFSRLGQLDYVFAVAPLHPLAALPEPLPKDEIRQHRAVVVRDTSRVNAPQSLNLLEEQDTLTVFGFDAKLQAQLAGLGCGYLPRSLAEPYLNSGELVAKRVESERCSDVAYFGWRESASGLAAKWWRERLQRYADDGEAYPSGQ
- a CDS encoding cell envelope integrity protein TolA, producing MKKRLSLLALLLLSGCGTSAGRQAGIPLPAPQAEALATTPLSYPVRVHNAVSRELRLPEHARGQRCTIGIRLLPNGKLASSKIVRGDAPLCAAASAAVQQAQFPPMASATEYALFNAVVLDFVP
- a CDS encoding OsmC family protein; amino-acid sequence: MKGEHHYQVAVTWQGNLGAGTEDYRAYGRDHLIGAVGKADIAGSADPAFRGDATRWNPEDLLVASLSACHKLWYLHLCATSGISVLAYQDNAVGVMREDAARGGFFTSVTLRPQVTVRDGDDLRLAQQLHEKAHHLCFIANSVNFPVACEPQAEYATR
- a CDS encoding fatty acid desaturase → MSYAHYLHPEQRERIRRLHRRWYWRLELPTWGMMAAVYGGWFGVAHYWQALGPWLGAPALVLLTTWYLSLQHELIHGHPTRWPRVNQLFGLLPLAVWYPYGLYRDSHLRHHRNDHLTDPHEDPESYYFSAAQWRRYPRLLPRLAAVRNTLIGRVLFGPALDIVATLFGAVKTLAAGDLRAWAMWLTHLSLLAMLLSWLQTQGIGAAFYLLAISYPALALTKVRSFFEHRAVDAPQARSIINEAGWPWRLLFLNLNYHLVHHDLPGLPWYGLREVYLAEREAYQRRSQGFVAQGYGEWLRDYALTPIDVGVHPLSAGERREERDALPKKKFIARWKRVSQDFPTELAHEPENV